The Candidatus Sericytochromatia bacterium sequence CGCACGCAGGTAGATTCGATTGAACATCCCCTGGAATTCCTTTATCCGGCCCGCCCGGCGCAAGCGCCTCCACCCGCGTCACCCCCTTAACTTTAACAGGCCGGGGCCGCTTTTTGCGGGCGGGCTCGGGCAAACTTGCGGGAGGCACCGCCGGATGCTGCCGGGACACGCCATGGTGCAGGTGGTCGAAGCGGGGTGTGGCCCCTCAGGAAGTACTGTCCAGGCCACGGGGAGGGTGTTACGATGGGCCCATGCTTGCCTCCAGCGAGCCCCTGTGGGGGGTTGCCATCTCCAGCCACCAGAACGATGGCGGCGCGCCCGCTTCGGACTGGACGATGGCCGAACGGGCCCGCTTGTTGCCGGTGGCCTCGGGGCTTGGGGCTGACTTTCGCCGCTACTGGCGCGACGACCTTGACCGCCTGAAAGACGAGATCGGCGCCAACGCGTTTCGTTTCAGCGTCGAGTGGGCCCGCGTCGAGCCGGAGCCGGGCCGCATCGATCCCCAGGAGATGGACTTCCTGCTCAAACTGCTGGAAGGCGCCCGAGACCGTGGGTTGGCGGTGATCCTCACCCTGCATCACTTCACGTCACCGAACTGGCTACACGGCCTGCCCGGCGGAGGCTGGGAAGGTCTGGAAAGCACCGCCCGCTTCGAACGCTACACCCGTTTGATCGCACGCGAGTTCGGTCAGGCGGTGCGCTACTGGCTGACGTTCAATGAACCGACCAATTTGCTGGTGGGGGGTTACCTCTCGGGTCGGATGCCGCCCTTTCGCAAGGGTCCGCTGGCCCTGGGCCGCGCGGCCAGGCATCTGGTGCTGGCCCACGAACGTGCCTACGAAGCGATTCACGACCTGCACTCGGCGGCCATGGTATCCGTCAGCGAATTTTCCGGCATCCTGAGGCTCGGCGTCGGACTCGATTATCAACCCGGACACCTGCTCGATGGTCTGCGCACCAGAGGGCAGGCCGCCGCGAGCGGGCTGACGTTCCCGCACCTGGATTACATTGGCCTGCATTACTACGGGGACATCCCGCCCTTGGAACTGATCCATTTTCCGCTGCGGTTTCACCGTTTCCCCGCGCGCCCTGAGGGGTTTGGGCGCCTCATCCGGCAAACCTGGGCGCGCTATCGTCTGCCGATCCTGATCGGCGAAAATGGCCTGGCCACGCGCAACCACGCAGCTCGCCCGGACGGCTGGACCTCAGACCGGTACCTGGAAGCCCACGTCGCGGAGGTTCGCGCAGCCCGGACGGCAGGCATTCCCATCCTGGGTTATTGCTGGTGGACCCTGACGGACAATTACGAGTGGGGAAGCTTCGACAACCGCTTCGGGCTCTATCGCGTGGAATGCGCCAGTGGCGACTACACCCGCCACGCCACCCCCGCCGTGGCGGCCTTCCGCCGCGCCATCCGGCAGGAAAGCGGCCACGAGGATTGACGGCGACGCGCCGATGAGGGCGCAAGGGGGCCGCGCTGTCCGGGTACACAGCCGTCATGTCCCGGCCCCGCCCTCTCTGGTTGCCCCTGCTTCTGAGCCTCACCTGCTGGCTCACGCAGCCTTGCCAGCCCGCCCTTGCGCTGGGCCAGGTGGTGATCTTCCGCGATGCTGACCTGGCGGAACACTACCGAGTCCTGGCGGCCAAGGTGACCAAGCTGCAGTTGCGCGCGGCGGCCGATGAGGACATGCTGAAGCGCCGTGCCAAACCGCTCACGTGCCGGGCCACCATCCGGGAGGTGTACCCCCCGGAGGACACGCAACTGGATCCGGACGCCTGCCGCGTGGTGCTGGCGCTGACGAGCGTGAGTGGGCACGCCGCGACCGACCTGCCGGCGATCGCCTTCTGGGTGCCGCGCCCCCGCGCGCTCTCCCTGAAGCGCAACGAACCCGTGAGTTTGAGCGCGCAGGTGGTCGCCATCGAGCCCAACGGCGCCGTGGCGATTGAGATTCAGGCCCCGGTCGGCTGGCTGGACGTCACGGACCAGGCCCTTCCCTCCCCCCCTTGAGTTCCCCCGCGGGAGCCCCGCGCCCCGCCCAGGATTGATGAAAAGGAGAACCTGAGATGTCTCGCTACATGCTCGCCATTGACCAGGGCACCACCGGCAGCACCGCGATCGTCTTCAACCAGACCGGCCGGGTGGCGGGCAAGGGTTACCAGGAAATCACCCAGCATTATCCTCAGCCGGGATGGGTCGAGCACGACGCGGAGGAGATCTGGACGCGCACCCTCGCGGCGATCGCCGCCGCGCTCTCACAGGCCGGCATCACCGGGGCGGAACTGGCGGGCATCGGCATCACCAACCAGCGGGAGACGGTCGTCTTGTGGGACCGTACCACCGGGCGTCCGCTGCATCGGGCGATCGTCTGGCAGTGCCGTCGAACCGCGGATCGTTGTGCCGCCCTGGCCCGGACGGAGACGGCCGCGGAGGTCAGCCGGCGCACCGGGCTGGTGCTGGATGCCTACTTCTCCGGCACCAAACTGGCCTGGCTGCTGGAGGCCGACCCGGCCCACCGGGCCGCCGCCGAGAGCGGGCAGCTGGCAGCCGGCACGATCGATAGCTGGCTGCTCTGGAACCTCACGGGTGGCCGGGTCCACGCCACCGACGTGACCAATGCGGGGCGGACCATGCTGTTCGATATCCACACGCTGGCCTGGAGCCCCCCCTTGCTCGACTGGCTGAACGTGCCGGCCGCCATTCTCCCAGCGGTCCAGCCCAGCGGCTCGCATTTCGGGGAAACCGCGGCCGTGGGGCCACTCCCCGCCGGCATCCCGATCACCGCCGTGGCCGGCGATCAGCACGCCGCCCTGTTCGGTCAGGCCTGCTTCAAGCCGGGACAGGCCAAAAACACCTACGGGACAGGCTGCTTCATGCTCATGAACACGGGCGAGGAAGCCGTTCCCAGTCAGAATCGCTTGCTCACGACGCTGGCCTGGCAACTGGCGGGACAAAGACCGCAGTATGCCTTGGAGGGCAGCGTCTTCGTGGCCGGAGCGGCCGTGCAATGGCTGCGCGACGGCTTGGGCATCATCGCCAGCGCGGCGGACAGCGAGGCCCTGGCCACCTCGGTCGCGGACACGGGGGGAGTCTACCTCGTGCCGGCCTTCGTGGGGCTGGGCGCTCCTTACTGGGATGGCTTCGCCCGCGGCACGCTGGTAGGGATGACGCGCGGCACCCATCGGGGGCACCTCGCACGGGCGACCCTGGAGGCGATCGCCTACCAGACCCGAGACATCCTCGATGCGATGGGCAAGGACAGCGGCGTGTCGCTCGCGGAATTGCGGGTGGACGGCGGGGCGACGGCCAACCAGTTCCTGATGCAATTCCAGGCTGACCTGCTCGGTGTCCCCGTGGTGCGGCAAAATCAGGTAGAGAGCACGGCTTGGGGGGCGGCCGCGATGGCGGGACTCACCCTGGGCTACTGGGCAGACCAGGACACCCTGAAAGGCCTGCAGGGTGGGGACCGTCGCTTCGAGCCTGGCCTGGCCGAGGGCGAGCGTGCCTGCCTGTATGCGGGCTGGCAGCGTGCCGTGTCGCGTTCGCGCGACTGGGTGCTGCCGGCCAGCGCAGAGGCGTGAGAACGCTGCGGCGGTTCGCCACGGGCTGGCTGGCAGGCGGGGCGATCGCCCTTTGCCTCGGGGCGGCCCTCCCCCCGGTGCCCTTGCCTCCCCCTGCGGCTCCGGGGCCGGAGGGAGTACCGCCCGGTTGGTGGGCTGAATTGCAGCCGCTCCTGACGGGCGGGGCCCGTTGTCGGCTCAAGATCGCGCCTCACTGGCTCGAGCCGGGGGAACCCGCACGGGCGGGCTCGCTCGACGCCTTCGGCATCGCGACGCTGCAAAAGTCCCGGATGCGCGTCGTGTTCGGGCCCGTGAAGAGCCGCGGCGACATGCGGCAGTTGCTGACTGGCCCGCTCGACGGCCTGAGCAGCGAGCGACCGGATCTGCTGGTGGAGGAAACCTTTGCCGTCGACCTCAATGGCGATGGACGTCCCGGCGATTGGATGCTCGACCACGGCAGTGCCCCCTTCGAGCGCCTGGAATTGCGAGGCGAGGGCGGCGCCAAGGGGGTGCGGCCGGGCCACACGCTTCCGGCGTTCGAAGCCGCCATCGACCAGGGCGCCAACTGCCTGGAAAGTCCGGTCTGGTTGACGCAGGACGGCATTCCCGTGCTCGCGGATGGTCCCTGGCTCCAACGCGATCGCGTGCGCTGGAGCCATCCTGGCTCACCCGCCCCGCGCGAGGCAGTCCCGGACCTGCAAGCCTGGCAACTGAGCGCGCTGCGCCACTGGACGGATCGCGGGGTGAAGCAGGACGGCTACCCCATGCAAAATCTCGATCCGCTGCTTTCGCCCGTGTCGCTCGCCTTTGGGCGCCTTCGGGGCTGGGCCGACGTGCATGCCTGGGTCGACCTGGAAAGTTTGCTGGCCTTTGTCAGCTTCTACCAGACTTACTACACGCTCGGGGAAGGTCGCCTGCACCCCGAAGCCGCCGCCAGAGGCGGCCGGGCCAGGCAGGTCCAGCTGGTGCTGTCCCTGCCCCCGAGCGGCGAGGGCAACGATGCGGCCCGTCGCGCCAGTGCGACCTGCCTCGCCATCGGCACGCGAGCCGGCTTTCTGGCGCGCCTGACCCTGCAAAGCACCGACGGTCGGTTACTGGCGGAACTGGCGCGCCGCTACCCCGGGCTGCAACTCTGCCTCCAGTTCCCCTGATCGAGAAAGTCCCAAGCGCGGAGAATCAGCCCCTGGCGCCAGTGGCATCGCGGCGCGGCAAGGCGCCCCGCGCCGCCATCGCCAGCGTGCCCCAAGCCGTCAGCCAGGCCCGCTCGTCTCGCGGCAAGTCGGGATCGCTGTGGCGGCGCTGGGCCCAGGCAATCTCGTCAGCACGCGCCGTCTGCAAGGCCTGAACCGTCATCGGCGGGAGGGCCGGGAACCAGAGGCGGGCACTGCGGTTGCCCTCGGTTGCCGCCGTCATCAGCTGGCCGAGGCTGTTCCAGGACAAAGTGGAGGCACCCGCATAGGCGTGCATCTGCCCGAGCAGGTCACCGTCTGGTAAGGAGAACAGCCGCACGCAGTGGTCGTGGCCCCCCACCGCGATGGCCAGGCCGTCGGGCCGGAAGGCGATCGCCCGCACCACTTTGGTTTCAGCGGCAATCTCGGTCACCAGTTCGCAAGAAGGGAGTTCATACACCCGCACGATGCCTCCCCGGTCTGAGATGGCCAGAAAGCGCTCGTCCGGACTGAAAGACAGCACGGCCAAACCGCCTTCCGCCCCGTCGAAGGCGCTCAGCAAGGCACCCTCCGGCAACGACCAGACGCGGGCGACGCCGTCGCCCCCCCAGGCCGCCAGCAAACTGCCGCGCGGGGAGAGTTCCAGGCGCTTGACCGGGCGCCCTTGATTGCCCAGGGCATGCACGATGCGGGATTTTTCCACGTCCCACAGGTCGATACGCGCCCCGCAGGACGCCGCCAGCAGGCGTCCATCGCCCCGAAAGGCGATCGCCGTGACGTCGACCGTTTCAAGCGAGGCCACCGGCAGCGCATCCGGCAGCCGCAACACCTGCGTGCGATTGGTCATGGTGGCGACGGCGAGCAAGCGCCCCATCCCTGCAAAGGCCAGGGCTCGAGTCCAGCCGGGCATCCCCTCGACCGTGCCGACCGGTTCCCCGTCCGGCAGCGAGAAGATACGCACGTCGTGGTGGTCTCCTCCGACCGCCATGTAGTGCCAATCCGAACTGGTGGCAAGCACGGTGGCCTGGCCTGGCGCGCCTTCGAAGATGGTGCGCTCGCTGATACGCTCCTCCAGGTCTTGCAAGTCCCCCTCACAGCGCGGGGCCAGACTCGCCAGCTTGCCGAAGAGCGCGCCTTGCGGCGAAGCAGGCGGTGGCGCCCAGTCCAGTTCGGCCAGGTGACGCACATAGCGCATCGAGACGGGGACCGGCGCCCGCACCGACCACTTCCAGATGTCTTCGTAGGCCCCGTGCTCCGCCAATACCAGCAACAGGGAATCCCATTCGGAGGGCAAGATCTCGGCCAGGCCGAGCGTGCGCACGGCATAAGTCCAGGGCAACAGGTGATGGTTCCGCGCCACCTCCGCCAGCCGCTGACGACGAGGCAGCGGGGCGGTTTTGAGAACCTCCCCGAGGTGCGTCCCGGAAGGGTCGAAGGAGAGGTAAACGGCCACCTGTTCACTCAGCAAGAGCAACTGCACGCGCGTGGCCGGGTCACCTCCCTGATATCCCGCATCGCGCAGCACCTTGAGCGCGCGCACGTCGTCGGCAAGCAAGGCCAGGTCGACCAGGCGTTGAACCGAATCGGCTCGCTGCAAGTGGGTGGCCACCTGACGAGCGGCCTCGGCCACGCGGGCATCGGTATCCCCCGTGGCATCGAGCAGCACGGGAATCTCATCGGGTTCAAGCTGCACCAGGTCGGTCAGTTCACCGCGGAACAACTTCCCCAGCAAACGAGGCAGTGGCGCGTATTCCGCCTGCCAGCCCTTTTCCGTGATCAGCGCAGCCAGGCGGGGGTTGCGGGTCGCGGCCCAGTATTCGCAGACGACGTCGATCGCCACCTGCTCGGTGAGGGCCCCCAGACGTTCCAGGGCGATCCGATGGACGGCGGGGTCTGTGACCTCGACCAGGGCCCGGCACAGGGGTTCCACCGCCTCGGCGTCACCCCAGCCGGCGATCGCGCGGGCCGTGCGGCGCCGGCGGATGAGACCGAACAAAAATCGGCGGTCGAACAGACCTGCGATCAGCTCATCTGGCTCTGCCACCGACGGTCCCCTTCGTGCCTGCGCGGGCACGCACAAAAAAACTCCCTGGGGCGATGATATCACCCCAGGGAGCATTCTGGCTTGCCTCAGTGGGCCCATTTCACTCCGCGACGACGGGAAGCTTGGCTTCAGCCTTGGCCGCATCGGCGGCCTTCTTGCGCAGGGCGTAGGCCTTCACGCTCTCATGCGAAATGAAGACGATGTCCTTGGCCTCAGGCGAGGCACCACCACGCAGCCGGAAACCGGTGATTTCGCCGCGCGTCTCGAGCGTGGCAATCTGCGAGCGGGTCGTCATCAGGATCTTGGCTGCACCCTCCAGCGAGAGGAAGCCACCCGCTTGCTCCCGAAAAGGCGCAAGTTCGTCGATCCGATCGACATAAGGAAATTTCTTGGACTCTTTCTTCTTCGTCATCAGTGCGTTGGACCCCATGGGTTGAAGAAACGGGTAGTCTAGATCGTTCTCGGGTGCCCTCACGGGGCGATGATTCGGGGCGACGAACGGGCACGGCTTTCCGGAACGTTTCTTCACCATACCACAGCACGGCTCGGCTTGACCAACGCCTCAGCCACCGGATGCTCGAGCGCTCCATGCCGCGCCGACACCCGACACAAGCAGGTCAAATTCAGCTCCCTGACTTGCATTGGCCAATTTATTGAGGTTCGACGAGCTCAGAGTCCGGCCGCGCTCAGCACCTGATCCGCCTCGATCACATACCGAGCAAAGCGGCTCTCGCGATTCTGCGTTTGCAAGGCTTTGGCGCGTTCCAGCGCCACGCGGGAAGCCCGGGCGTCGCGGGTGCGTTCGAGTTCATCGTGAAAGGTGGCGATTTCCCGGCCAAGCAATTCATCTAGATTGGGCACCGCCCAGAACAGGCTGTTCCGGTTGGCTTCCAAGCCTTTCAAGAAGGTCGCGTAATCCCGGCGGAATTCCTCGCGGGAACGCTGAATCCGGGACCAGCCAGCGACCGAGATGTCCTGGGCAGGCAACAGCTGGGCGGCGGAGGCGAGCAGGTTCTGGGCCGGGGCGATCGCACCGGCGGCCGGGCTGCCCGGTACGGCCGCGGAAGCGGATGGGGTGGCCCCGAAGGACGCGGGCAGCGGCGCGAGCGTGCTCGACGTCGCCACCGGAGCGGGCACGGGGCCGGTGGGGGCGGGGGCCACGTCAGGCGTGCCGGCGACAGGTTGGGTGACCAGGGCCGACGCGGAAGAAGCGGCCTGCGCGCTCGGCCCAAGCGCCGGAGAATTGGACGCCACAGCTCCCGCCAGGGGAGGCATCGGGCGGCGTGTGGGCGCAGGGGCAGGAGACAGCGGAGCCCGACCGAGCCGTCGAGAGGGGCCCGGGGGAAGCACGGGCAGGCGCCCTGTCAGGGCACTGCGAATCAAGGCCGCCGGCTGGGCATGGTGGCCTAGCTGGGCCAGGGCCAGCGCCGTGACGCCCCCTTCGGTGCTGACGCGGGGATTGGCCCCGGCGGCCAGCAACAAGGCAACCAGCTCCGTGTGACCTTCCTGGGCGGACCACATCAAGGGCGTAAACCCGTAGCCGTCGGCCGGGTTGCGGGCCGCCCCGTGCAACAGCAGCAACCGGGCAATTTCGGTCCGGCCACGCTGGGCGGCCCAGGCCAGCGGGGTCAGGCCGGTCGCGTCTCGCGCATCCACGCGCGCCCCTCGCTCAACGAGTTCGCGACAGGCCGCCAGGTCTCCTCGCGACACGGCCTCGAACAGGGCCTGCTCGATGGCATAGCCGCCGGGCACGTTCTGGACTGCCGGTTGGGACGGCACGGGCAAGGCCAGCCCCGTTTCCGGTGGACAGTCCGCACAGGGGAGGAGGATCACCTGCGCGTGGCCGCCGGATGTCCAGAGCAAACACGCCCCGAGCAGGGCGACCCCCATCGAAGCAAGGCGAGGCATGTGGACGTTCCTTCGGCTCTGGCACACGTGCGTGCTTTGTACCCTCACCCGCGGGATATTTTTTCTCTTGCTCGGCTGATTTGTACAGCGACACGACGGGATCAATGATTGACACAACATCAAGAAAAGGTAAAAATAAGGTTAAAGCCTTCCCCGTGGGCTGGCCGTCCTCTCTTCAACGCCGAAGGAGTCTCCGCATGCCGTTTCTCAATCGCGCCAAGCGCGCCTCGCTCCTGGCCACCACGATGAGCTTGCTCGCCGGCTGCGGCTTGGCCACGACCAGCGTCGCGCCGACCAAGCAACCTTCTCGGGTGGCGGCACTCGCTGGCGCCAAAGAGCGCACCGTGGTGACCCTGCACTTCCGCGACCGCGCCACGCTCGAACAGCTGGCCGCCGAAGGCGTCGACCTGTTCGAAAACGTCGACCACGAACGGCGGACCGTGGGGGCCACCATCAATCCGCACACGCGTCTGCTGCTGCAACGCCTGGGCGTCCGCTATGACATCAAGCAGACCAGCACGGTCAAGGGTTTTCCGGCCGGCTACGGCTCGGTGACGGTGGTTCAGGACGAGGTGCGCAAGCTGGCGCAGGCCTACCCCCAACTCGTGGAAGCGATCGAAATCGGCAAGTCGTTCGAAGGGCAGCCGGTGCTGGCTGCCCGCATCACCGCCAAGCCGAAGGAAAATTTGCCGGCGGTGCGTCTGACCGGCGGCGTCCACGCGCGCGAACTGGTGCCGGTCGAACTGATGCGCAATCTCAGCAAGACGCTGGTGGAAGGTTACGGCAAGGATGCCACCGTGACCCGGCTTCTGGACACGCGTCATGTCTGGGTCGTGCCGGTGGTGAACCCCGACGGACGGGTGCGCGTGCAGCAAGGCAACGCGATGTGGCGGAAGAACACGCGGCCCACCGGCGGCATGGGCGGGGGCGGGGTCGACATCAACCGCAATGCGGATGACCACTGGCAGCAGGGGGATAGCTCGAAGTGGTCCGATGCCTACCGCGGCGAAGCCCCCTTCTCGGAGCCCGAGACCCAGGCCATCCGGGATCTGGCCTTGAAAGTCCGCTTCAAGGCGTCGTTCGACGTTCACTGCTATGGCGGTATGGTGCTGTGGCCCCCGGGCTACTCGACCGAGTACTCGCCCGATGAAGCCCGTTTCAAGGCCATCGGTGAGAAAATCGCCAAGCCGCTCGGCTACAAGCACGGGACGATCGCACGGACCATCTACAAGACTTATGGCGACATTGCGACCTGGGAATACGTGAAACTTGGCACGCTGGCGTTCGCGGCCGAACTGAATGACGGGGAGTTCGCCCCCGACTTCAACCAGGTCGAGCGCGACTGGACCCTGTGGCGCAATCACTTCCTGTACTTCATCGACGCGGCGGCCAACGACAAGGCCGTCCACGCGCAAGAAGGCCGTCTGCTGGGCTTCCAGGGCTTCTGACGACGACGACCGGCCGCGACCCTGCAAGGTCGCGGCGGCCTGCCATCACGGGGGTATAAATCGGCTGGCACCCAGTGCCCCGGCGGAGCCCCTGTATGACGGCCCCTGTACCAGATCCCGAAACGCTCACCGCCCCCGTGTCGCTCTCCCTCAGCGCCACCCGCCCTCGCTGGTGGCACTGGCTGGGGGCCGGCTGCTTGAGCCTTGGACTGCCCGCCTTTGGCCTGGAATGGTGGCTGGCGGCGCCGACCTACCCGGGGCCCATCAGTGACCATTTTGACGGGGCGGTCTTCAGCAATCTGGCGCCTTTTCCGCCCCGCAACCCGATGGACCTGCTGCGCTGGCGCCTGAGCAGTGACAGCAAACCCTGGCCGGAATGGGTCCCCCTGGCACCCGGACGTCGCGTTCCACCCAAACGCTCTCACAGCCTGCGTATCACCTTCATCAATCACGCGACGACCCTGATCCAGCTGGACGGCATCAACCTGCTGACGGACCCGGTTTATAGCGAACGGGTCGGGCCCTTCGGCTGGCTGGGGCCGGCCCGCCACCAGGCGCCCGGGGTGCCGTTCGAGGCCCTGCCACCGATCGATGCCGTGCTGGTCAGCCACAGCCACTACGACCATATGGACCTGGCGACGATCGCCCGCCTGCAGGAACGGGACCAGCCGATCGTGATGGCGGGGCTCGGCACGCGGGGGCTGTTCCAAAAGCAGGGGCTGCCCCACGCCCGGCTGGTCGAGCTGGACTGGTGGCAGACCCACCCGGTGCGCGGGGTGCAGATCACCTTCACGCCCGCCCAGCACTGGTCGGCGCGGGCTTTGCGCGACCGTCGGCGCATGCTTTGGGGCAGTTTCATGGTCTCCGGCGTCAGGCAGCAGGCTTACTTTGCGGGCGATACCGGAGCTGGTCCTCATTTCAAGCTGATCCGCGATCGCCTCGGCCAACCCGATGTGGCCCTGCTGCCGATCGGCGCCTATGAACCACGCTGGTTCATGAAGCCGCAGCACCTGAACCCCGACGATGCGGTGGAAGCCCATCGGGCCCTGGCCGCCGAAAGCAGCATCGGAATCCACTGGGGCACGTTCAAGCTGAGCGGCGAGGGGCTGCGGCAGCCGGTCGATGACTTGCGGAAGGCCTGTCAGGCGCGGGGCATTTCGCCGACCAGCTTTCGCGTGCTGGAGCACGGCGAGGGGCTCTCCTGGGCGCCTCGCTGAGGCCCCTGCAACCATCGTCCGGAGGGACCCAAGTGGGGGGCATGGCCCAGACGCGCGACGGCGTGAGCGACCACGGGGCCCGCCGTGCTGGCGGGGCTCCTGGCACCCTCGCGGTCAGGTGCCCGCTTTGATTTTTCCGAGGAAGTCCGCGATCGTCTTCTTCTTGGCGGGATCCGCGATCTTGGCCATGAAATCTTCGTAGAATTTGGTGATATCCGCCGGCGTTTTGACATCCTCCAGGATTTCCGGCGTGATGGTCTGGCCCGACTCGTTGCAAGCGTCCCAGACCTTCTGCAATTCGGCGGGGTCCGGCAATGGCACGTCGCGCCCGGTTTCTTTGATGATGGAGCGCATCCGGCTCGTGACCATCGCGTAGATCGGGCAGATCGGCATGGTGACTTTGGCCGACACCGGCACGGGACACATCACCCGGTAGGTCTTGCCATTCACACTGAAGCTGGCCTGAGCCTCAAGAGCCTCATCCAACGCCGTGATGTTCACCTTCAGCTGGCCGTTCGCATCTGACTTGACCGCCTCCTTGGTCAGGCGGGTGCCGTCCGCGCGCAGCGAATTGAAGGTCACCACCGCGTCGACCACAGGGCGGAAATCCGCAAACATGCTGTTGGGCCCCGTATCGATTTTGAGGGTGTAGACAGGCACCCTCAGGACCATCCCGCCCAGCTCGCGGGGCCCCGATACCAGGTTCATGCCGCCGGCCGCGATCAGGTTCATGCCGCCGGCCGCAATCAGGTTCATGCCCCCTGCTGCGATCAGGCCGTTGGCGTTGCTGTTCATGATCTTGGCCGCGCCAGGCGCCATGCCGGCAAGGCCATACACCGTCAGATTCAGTTCGCGGGTCGAGGTGGTCAGCTTGGTGGCTGGTTTGGGGGAGACGAGCGAAGCCGCAGCCGTGGGCGTCGGGACAGGCGCGGGGTCCGCCGGCGCGATCGTTGCCGGGCTGCTGGGCGTCGCGACCGGCGCCGCCGCCCCTGTGGCCGTTCGAAGCGCCGGCCGGGTGGGCGCTGCACAGGCAGCCAGTTGCAGAGCAGACAGCAGAGCAAGCGGCCAGGCGCGCGAGATCGTAACAGAAGGCATCGAACCGACTCCAGAAGGGTAGCGTCCAACCAGCATGGTACCCGGGCAAGCGGCTTTCGGAACGTGGA is a genomic window containing:
- a CDS encoding MBL fold metallo-hydrolase, translated to MTAPVPDPETLTAPVSLSLSATRPRWWHWLGAGCLSLGLPAFGLEWWLAAPTYPGPISDHFDGAVFSNLAPFPPRNPMDLLRWRLSSDSKPWPEWVPLAPGRRVPPKRSHSLRITFINHATTLIQLDGINLLTDPVYSERVGPFGWLGPARHQAPGVPFEALPPIDAVLVSHSHYDHMDLATIARLQERDQPIVMAGLGTRGLFQKQGLPHARLVELDWWQTHPVRGVQITFTPAQHWSARALRDRRRMLWGSFMVSGVRQQAYFAGDTGAGPHFKLIRDRLGQPDVALLPIGAYEPRWFMKPQHLNPDDAVEAHRALAAESSIGIHWGTFKLSGEGLRQPVDDLRKACQARGISPTSFRVLEHGEGLSWAPR
- a CDS encoding ankyrin repeat domain-containing protein, which gives rise to MPRLASMGVALLGACLLWTSGGHAQVILLPCADCPPETGLALPVPSQPAVQNVPGGYAIEQALFEAVSRGDLAACRELVERGARVDARDATGLTPLAWAAQRGRTEIARLLLLHGAARNPADGYGFTPLMWSAQEGHTELVALLLAAGANPRVSTEGGVTALALAQLGHHAQPAALIRSALTGRLPVLPPGPSRRLGRAPLSPAPAPTRRPMPPLAGAVASNSPALGPSAQAASSASALVTQPVAGTPDVAPAPTGPVPAPVATSSTLAPLPASFGATPSASAAVPGSPAAGAIAPAQNLLASAAQLLPAQDISVAGWSRIQRSREEFRRDYATFLKGLEANRNSLFWAVPNLDELLGREIATFHDELERTRDARASRVALERAKALQTQNRESRFARYVIEADQVLSAAGL
- the glpK gene encoding glycerol kinase GlpK, which produces MSRYMLAIDQGTTGSTAIVFNQTGRVAGKGYQEITQHYPQPGWVEHDAEEIWTRTLAAIAAALSQAGITGAELAGIGITNQRETVVLWDRTTGRPLHRAIVWQCRRTADRCAALARTETAAEVSRRTGLVLDAYFSGTKLAWLLEADPAHRAAAESGQLAAGTIDSWLLWNLTGGRVHATDVTNAGRTMLFDIHTLAWSPPLLDWLNVPAAILPAVQPSGSHFGETAAVGPLPAGIPITAVAGDQHAALFGQACFKPGQAKNTYGTGCFMLMNTGEEAVPSQNRLLTTLAWQLAGQRPQYALEGSVFVAGAAVQWLRDGLGIIASAADSEALATSVADTGGVYLVPAFVGLGAPYWDGFARGTLVGMTRGTHRGHLARATLEAIAYQTRDILDAMGKDSGVSLAELRVDGGATANQFLMQFQADLLGVPVVRQNQVESTAWGAAAMAGLTLGYWADQDTLKGLQGGDRRFEPGLAEGERACLYAGWQRAVSRSRDWVLPASAEA
- a CDS encoding family 1 glycosylhydrolase, coding for MLASSEPLWGVAISSHQNDGGAPASDWTMAERARLLPVASGLGADFRRYWRDDLDRLKDEIGANAFRFSVEWARVEPEPGRIDPQEMDFLLKLLEGARDRGLAVILTLHHFTSPNWLHGLPGGGWEGLESTARFERYTRLIAREFGQAVRYWLTFNEPTNLLVGGYLSGRMPPFRKGPLALGRAARHLVLAHERAYEAIHDLHSAAMVSVSEFSGILRLGVGLDYQPGHLLDGLRTRGQAAASGLTFPHLDYIGLHYYGDIPPLELIHFPLRFHRFPARPEGFGRLIRQTWARYRLPILIGENGLATRNHAARPDGWTSDRYLEAHVAEVRAARTAGIPILGYCWWTLTDNYEWGSFDNRFGLYRVECASGDYTRHATPAVAAFRRAIRQESGHED
- a CDS encoding M14 family metallopeptidase — translated: MPFLNRAKRASLLATTMSLLAGCGLATTSVAPTKQPSRVAALAGAKERTVVTLHFRDRATLEQLAAEGVDLFENVDHERRTVGATINPHTRLLLQRLGVRYDIKQTSTVKGFPAGYGSVTVVQDEVRKLAQAYPQLVEAIEIGKSFEGQPVLAARITAKPKENLPAVRLTGGVHARELVPVELMRNLSKTLVEGYGKDATVTRLLDTRHVWVVPVVNPDGRVRVQQGNAMWRKNTRPTGGMGGGGVDINRNADDHWQQGDSSKWSDAYRGEAPFSEPETQAIRDLALKVRFKASFDVHCYGGMVLWPPGYSTEYSPDEARFKAIGEKIAKPLGYKHGTIARTIYKTYGDIATWEYVKLGTLAFAAELNDGEFAPDFNQVERDWTLWRNHFLYFIDAAANDKAVHAQEGRLLGFQGF
- a CDS encoding HEAT repeat domain-containing protein, translated to MAEPDELIAGLFDRRFLFGLIRRRRTARAIAGWGDAEAVEPLCRALVEVTDPAVHRIALERLGALTEQVAIDVVCEYWAATRNPRLAALITEKGWQAEYAPLPRLLGKLFRGELTDLVQLEPDEIPVLLDATGDTDARVAEAARQVATHLQRADSVQRLVDLALLADDVRALKVLRDAGYQGGDPATRVQLLLLSEQVAVYLSFDPSGTHLGEVLKTAPLPRRQRLAEVARNHHLLPWTYAVRTLGLAEILPSEWDSLLLVLAEHGAYEDIWKWSVRAPVPVSMRYVRHLAELDWAPPPASPQGALFGKLASLAPRCEGDLQDLEERISERTIFEGAPGQATVLATSSDWHYMAVGGDHHDVRIFSLPDGEPVGTVEGMPGWTRALAFAGMGRLLAVATMTNRTQVLRLPDALPVASLETVDVTAIAFRGDGRLLAASCGARIDLWDVEKSRIVHALGNQGRPVKRLELSPRGSLLAAWGGDGVARVWSLPEGALLSAFDGAEGGLAVLSFSPDERFLAISDRGGIVRVYELPSCELVTEIAAETKVVRAIAFRPDGLAIAVGGHDHCVRLFSLPDGDLLGQMHAYAGASTLSWNSLGQLMTAATEGNRSARLWFPALPPMTVQALQTARADEIAWAQRRHSDPDLPRDERAWLTAWGTLAMAARGALPRRDATGARG
- a CDS encoding glycerophosphodiester phosphodiesterase family protein, yielding MRTLRRFATGWLAGGAIALCLGAALPPVPLPPPAAPGPEGVPPGWWAELQPLLTGGARCRLKIAPHWLEPGEPARAGSLDAFGIATLQKSRMRVVFGPVKSRGDMRQLLTGPLDGLSSERPDLLVEETFAVDLNGDGRPGDWMLDHGSAPFERLELRGEGGAKGVRPGHTLPAFEAAIDQGANCLESPVWLTQDGIPVLADGPWLQRDRVRWSHPGSPAPREAVPDLQAWQLSALRHWTDRGVKQDGYPMQNLDPLLSPVSLAFGRLRGWADVHAWVDLESLLAFVSFYQTYYTLGEGRLHPEAAARGGRARQVQLVLSLPPSGEGNDAARRASATCLAIGTRAGFLARLTLQSTDGRLLAELARRYPGLQLCLQFP